A single genomic interval of Burkholderia cepacia ATCC 25416 harbors:
- a CDS encoding polysaccharide deacetylase family protein, giving the protein MARIVLKIDVDTLRGTREGVPNLARIFDRFSARATFLFSLGPDHTGWALRRVFRPGFLKKVSRTSVVEHYGVKQLMYGVLLPGPDIGRRAIADMRAIHEAGFECGIHTWDHVYWQDNVRARDRDWTAREMQKSHARFIEIFGAPPVTHGAAGWQMNDSAFEQIDAWGMRYASDGRGHSPYLPVVDGRTLSHVQMPTTLPTLDEVLGIDGVDTRNVAAHILKFTETNPHDQVFTLHAELEGQKLAPVFEQLLAGWRAQGHTFATMGDYHATLDRDSLPSYPVTWGEIPGRSGELIVQPD; this is encoded by the coding sequence TTGGCTCGCATCGTCCTCAAGATCGACGTCGACACGCTGCGCGGCACGCGCGAAGGCGTGCCGAACCTCGCGCGGATCTTCGACCGCTTCAGTGCGCGCGCGACCTTCCTCTTCAGCCTCGGACCCGATCACACGGGCTGGGCGCTGCGGCGCGTGTTCCGCCCCGGCTTCCTGAAGAAGGTGTCGCGCACGTCGGTGGTCGAACACTACGGCGTGAAGCAGCTGATGTACGGCGTGCTGCTGCCGGGCCCCGACATCGGCCGCCGCGCGATCGCCGACATGCGCGCGATCCACGAGGCCGGCTTCGAATGCGGGATCCACACGTGGGATCACGTGTACTGGCAGGACAACGTCCGTGCGCGCGATCGCGACTGGACCGCGCGTGAAATGCAGAAGAGTCACGCGCGCTTCATCGAGATCTTCGGCGCGCCGCCCGTCACGCACGGCGCGGCCGGCTGGCAGATGAACGATTCCGCGTTCGAGCAGATCGACGCATGGGGGATGCGCTACGCATCCGACGGCCGCGGCCATTCGCCGTACCTCCCCGTCGTCGACGGCCGCACGCTGTCGCACGTGCAGATGCCGACCACGCTGCCGACGCTCGACGAAGTGCTCGGCATCGACGGCGTCGACACGCGCAACGTCGCCGCGCACATCCTCAAGTTCACCGAAACCAATCCGCACGACCAGGTGTTCACGCTGCATGCGGAACTGGAAGGCCAGAAGCTCGCGCCCGTGTTCGAGCAACTGCTCGCCGGCTGGCGCGCGCAAGGCCACACGTTTGCGACGATGGGCGACTACCACGCGACGCTGGACCGCGACTCGCTGCCATCGTACCCTGTCACGTGGGGCGAAATTCCCGGCCGCTCCGGCGAACTGATCGTCCAGCCCGACTGA